One Prunus dulcis chromosome 8, ALMONDv2, whole genome shotgun sequence DNA window includes the following coding sequences:
- the LOC117636616 gene encoding uncharacterized protein LOC117636616, whose amino-acid sequence MAHAHCSQPDITKINVECHKCQEKLRRFLSKFQGTYSVKFDAESGRLTVESTADKQVFKEAVGLVCEDTLPQPHLHNGMQHNASRSHISNVAAAGNGYGGAQEGLEIIRWAQMAELQKLPNFHKLRKLELTQSGVDRRIKLTFFNDYKMDGQDQQIHIVKDDRPHGGGSCSNVNNIGPSANTAMSKNKTCCSSNHGDHQGGEGISSTSTCDGGSNHNFEFQYVHTSDGVPTAAAGNNIGSHTYLIPNCREPAMTVKHAAVGCEDVIASKCTIL is encoded by the exons GAGAAGCTGAGGAGATTTCTGTCAAAATTTCAGG GAACCTATTCTGTTAAGTTCGATGCGGAATCAGGAAGACTAACAGTTGAATCTACAGCAGACAAGCAAGTGTTCAAAGAGGCAGTTGGGCTTGTGTGTGAGGATACTCTGCCACAACCCCATCTGCACAATGGCATGCAACACAATGCTAGCAGAAGCCACATTTCCAATGTAGCAGCAGCAGGCAATGGTTATGGAGGAGCACAAGAGGGGCTTGAGATTATAAGATGGGCTCAAATGGCAGAGCTCCAAAAATTGCCTAACTTCCACAAGCTAAGGAAGCTGGAACTTACCCAGTCTGGGGTCGACAGAAGAATCAAGCTTACCTTCTTCAATGACTACAAAATGGATGGTCAGGATCAACAGATTCATATAGTCAAGGATGATAGGCCTCATGGTGGAGGAAGCTGCAGCAATGTTAATAATATTGGGCCCTCTGCAAATACTGCAatgtccaaaaacaaaacttgttGCTCAAGCAACCATGGAGATCATCAAGGTGGTGAAGGAATCAGTTCCACGAGTACTTGTGACGGTGGTAGCAACCATAACTTTGAATTTCAATATGTTCATACTTCCGATGGGGTACCGACGGCGGCTGCGGGCAATAATATTGGTTCACACACGTATTTGATTCCAAACTGCCGTGAGCCCGCCATGACCGTCAAACATGCGGCGGTCGGATGTGAGGATGTGATCGCAAGCAAATGCACCATCTTGTGA